In Lachnospiraceae bacterium, one DNA window encodes the following:
- a CDS encoding O-methyltransferase produces the protein MIVDNRITEYLHSLEKSRGELLDTIEKKAVEEGVPIIRSETAALLRSLTAALRPENILEIGTAVGYSALQMCQVMPLNCHITTIEKYEKRIPEAKENFKKAGEESRITFLEGDADMWLKELKGKQFDLVFMDAAKGQYLNWLPLLLDLMPVGAVLISDNVLQDGDVVQSRFAVQRRNRTIHSRMREYLYELKNMEEFETAVIPIGDGVTISTRIR, from the coding sequence ATGATCGTAGATAACAGGATTACAGAATATCTTCACTCCCTGGAAAAAAGCAGGGGGGAGCTTCTGGATACAATTGAAAAAAAAGCCGTTGAAGAGGGAGTCCCTATTATCCGCAGCGAGACAGCAGCCCTGCTTAGAAGCCTGACAGCAGCATTACGGCCGGAAAATATTCTGGAGATCGGTACTGCGGTTGGTTATTCTGCTTTGCAGATGTGTCAGGTGATGCCTTTAAACTGTCATATCACTACCATTGAAAAGTATGAAAAACGTATTCCTGAGGCAAAAGAAAATTTTAAAAAAGCCGGGGAAGAAAGCCGCATTACTTTTTTAGAGGGGGATGCGGATATGTGGTTAAAGGAATTAAAGGGAAAACAGTTTGATCTTGTATTTATGGATGCTGCAAAGGGACAGTACTTAAACTGGCTGCCTCTGCTCCTTGATCTGATGCCTGTGGGAGCTGTGCTTATTTCTGATAATGTGCTTCAGGACGGAGATGTAGTCCAGTCACGTTTTGCAGTCCAGAGAAGAAACCGCACTATTCACAGCAGGATGAGGGAGTATCTGTATGAATTAAAAAATATGGAAGAATTTGAAACAGCTGTGATCCCTATAGGGGATGGAGTGACTATTAGTACCAGGATCAGATAG
- a CDS encoding IreB family regulatory phosphoprotein, protein MGNIKETQYFQAVQDKKVEVSDVLEQVYIALTEKGYNPVNQIVGYIMSGDPTYITSHKGARSLIMKVERDEILEELMAVYIDARLK, encoded by the coding sequence ATGGGCAATATAAAAGAGACACAGTATTTTCAGGCTGTTCAGGACAAAAAGGTAGAAGTAAGCGATGTACTGGAGCAGGTGTATATTGCCTTGACCGAGAAAGGATATAACCCTGTAAATCAGATCGTTGGTTATATTATGTCTGGGGATCCTACCTATATTACCAGCCACAAGGGAGCCAGAAGCCTTATTATGAAGGTGGAGAGAGATGAGATCCTGGAAGAATTGATGGCGGTATATATTGATGCCCGTTTAAAATAG
- a CDS encoding endolytic transglycosylase MltG, translated as MSSRTREINKITMAIISISVKLMLLALLILLLYESVIRGYAFGHAVFYAEAVEAAPGHNITVVVKDGEDVSQTAGELEKKGLIKNIYAFLFQSRFYDYDKIYPGTYTLNTSMTSKEILQKLSEKPEDAEDDKSADKPESAKAAQKTADQNTGGSENAKQKRQKDLQEEEANAADPARSTLSSEEAQADEHSYSGEDEEEGGWIEDVTEDGQNDRR; from the coding sequence ATGAGCAGCCGTACAAGGGAGATCAACAAAATAACCATGGCGATCATCAGTATTTCTGTAAAGCTGATGCTTCTTGCCCTTTTGATCCTGCTTTTATATGAGTCAGTGATCCGGGGCTATGCTTTTGGTCATGCAGTATTTTATGCAGAGGCAGTGGAAGCAGCTCCGGGCCACAATATTACAGTAGTGGTAAAAGACGGGGAAGATGTGTCACAGACAGCAGGCGAACTGGAGAAAAAAGGCCTGATCAAAAATATTTATGCCTTTTTATTCCAGAGCCGTTTTTATGATTATGATAAGATCTACCCAGGAACGTATACTTTAAATACATCTATGACTTCCAAAGAGATCCTTCAAAAGCTCAGCGAAAAGCCGGAAGATGCAGAAGATGATAAATCTGCAGATAAGCCAGAAAGTGCAAAAGCGGCGCAAAAGACTGCAGACCAGAATACCGGAGGATCAGAAAATGCCAAACAAAAGCGTCAGAAGGATCTTCAGGAAGAAGAGGCTAATGCAGCAGATCCTGCAAGGAGTACCCTTTCATCAGAAGAAGCCCAGGCAGATGAGCATTCCTATTCTGGTGAAGATGAGGAAGAAGGCGGATGGATCGAAGATGTAACAGAGGATGGACAAAATGATCGTAGATAA
- a CDS encoding DUF1292 domain-containing protein, which produces MNEKEDCITMVTDSGESVDFYVLEETRIHGKDYLLVTDAPEDEDGECYILKDVSGENDSEALFEFVEDDRELDGVMGIFEELLKDADVELEK; this is translated from the coding sequence ATGAATGAAAAAGAAGATTGCATTACGATGGTGACAGATTCAGGAGAATCTGTAGATTTTTACGTATTAGAGGAAACCAGGATCCATGGAAAAGACTATCTTCTGGTGACAGATGCACCGGAAGATGAAGATGGAGAGTGTTATATTTTAAAGGATGTATCCGGTGAAAATGACAGTGAAGCTTTGTTCGAGTTTGTAGAAGATGACAGGGAACTGGACGGGGTTATGGGCATTTTTGAAGAGTTATTAAAGGATGCAGATGTAGAATTAGAAAAATAA
- the ruvX gene encoding Holliday junction resolvase RuvX encodes MRIMGLDYGSKTVGVAVCDPLGITAQAVETITRKDENKLRQTLARIEALAKEYEVEKFVLGYPKNMNNTVGDRAQKSEELKAALERRTGLPVELWDERLTTVAAERVLMESGVRREHRKESVDQIAAAMILQGYLDHLSMIKKKDGEINE; translated from the coding sequence ATGAGGATAATGGGGCTTGATTATGGCTCAAAGACAGTAGGGGTAGCAGTCTGCGATCCTTTAGGGATCACTGCACAGGCAGTGGAGACAATCACCAGAAAGGATGAAAACAAACTGCGTCAGACTCTTGCCAGAATTGAAGCACTGGCTAAAGAGTATGAGGTAGAAAAGTTTGTTCTTGGCTATCCTAAAAATATGAATAATACAGTGGGAGACCGTGCCCAGAAGTCAGAAGAACTAAAAGCAGCGTTAGAGCGCAGAACAGGACTTCCTGTTGAGTTGTGGGACGAGCGTCTTACAACGGTAGCAGCAGAGCGTGTCCTTATGGAAAGCGGTGTCCGCCGTGAACACAGAAAAGAATCCGTAGACCAGATCGCAGCGGCAATGATCCTTCAGGGATATTTAGATCATCTGTCCATGATAAAGAAAAAGGATGGAGAAATCAATGAATAA
- a CDS encoding ribonuclease J: MKIIPLGGLEQIGMNITAFEYEDSIIVVDCGLAFPGDDMLGIDLVIPDVSYLKQNIDKVKGFVITHGHEDHIGALPYILQQVNVPVYGTKLTIALIEHKLKEHNLLKNTKRKVMKHGQSVNLGCFRVEFIKTNHSIQDASALAIFSPVGIVLHTGDFKIDYTPVFGDPIDLQRFAELGKKGVLAMLADSTNATRPGFTMSERSVGKTFDTIFAEHTNHRIIVATFASNVDRVQQVVNTAYKYGRKVVVEGRSMVTIIDIASELGYINIPEGTLIDIDQLKNYPPESTVLITTGSQGESMAALSRMAASIHKKVSIVPGDVVVLSSTPIPGNEKAVANVINELSAKGAKVICQDTHVSGHACQEDLKLIYSLVHPKFAIPVHGEFRHRMAQKELAEYMGVQKENALLVNSGDVVSLDEDSCQVTDHVACGSILVDGLGVGDVGNIVLRDRQNLAQNGIIVVVLTLEKHSNQLLSGPDIVSRGFVYVRESEDLLEEAHSVVADAVADCLDRHVSDWGKIKNIIKDSLSDFLWKRMKRNPMILPIIMEV; this comes from the coding sequence CTGAAGATCATACCTTTAGGCGGCTTAGAGCAGATTGGTATGAACATTACTGCATTTGAATACGAAGATTCCATTATTGTTGTAGACTGTGGTCTGGCATTCCCAGGGGATGATATGTTAGGTATCGATCTGGTGATCCCGGATGTATCTTATTTAAAGCAGAACATTGACAAGGTAAAGGGCTTTGTGATCACTCATGGACATGAGGACCACATTGGCGCATTGCCGTATATTTTGCAGCAGGTAAATGTACCTGTTTATGGTACAAAACTGACCATTGCTTTAATTGAGCATAAATTAAAAGAGCATAACCTGTTAAAGAATACGAAGCGCAAGGTAATGAAGCATGGACAGTCTGTAAATTTAGGCTGCTTCCGCGTAGAGTTTATCAAGACCAACCACAGCATCCAGGATGCATCTGCACTTGCTATCTTCTCACCGGTGGGCATTGTTCTTCATACAGGTGACTTTAAGATCGACTATACACCTGTTTTTGGTGATCCAATCGATTTACAGCGTTTTGCGGAACTGGGCAAAAAGGGCGTTCTTGCTATGCTGGCAGACAGTACCAATGCCACCAGACCCGGATTTACCATGTCTGAGCGCAGTGTAGGAAAGACGTTTGATACCATTTTTGCAGAGCATACAAACCACCGTATTATCGTAGCAACCTTTGCATCTAACGTAGACCGTGTACAGCAGGTGGTAAATACTGCTTATAAATATGGCCGTAAGGTAGTGGTAGAAGGCCGTAGTATGGTTACTATTATCGATATTGCCAGTGAATTGGGATATATCAATATTCCAGAGGGAACTCTTATTGATATTGACCAGTTAAAGAATTATCCGCCGGAGTCTACTGTGCTGATCACTACAGGAAGTCAGGGCGAATCCATGGCTGCCCTGTCACGTATGGCAGCAAGCATCCACAAGAAAGTATCGATCGTCCCTGGGGATGTGGTTGTATTAAGCTCTACTCCAATCCCAGGAAATGAGAAGGCAGTGGCAAATGTGATCAATGAGCTTTCTGCAAAGGGAGCAAAGGTGATTTGCCAGGATACCCACGTTTCCGGACATGCATGTCAGGAAGACTTAAAGCTGATATATTCCCTGGTACATCCGAAATTTGCTATTCCGGTACATGGTGAATTCCGCCACAGAATGGCGCAGAAGGAACTGGCTGAGTATATGGGAGTCCAGAAGGAAAATGCATTACTGGTAAATTCCGGTGATGTGGTTTCCCTGGATGAAGACAGCTGTCAGGTAACTGACCATGTAGCCTGTGGTTCTATCCTGGTTGACGGACTTGGAGTCGGTGATGTAGGAAATATCGTATTAAGAGACAGACAGAATCTGGCCCAGAATGGCATTATTGTAGTTGTTCTTACACTGGAGAAGCACTCCAACCAGCTGCTTTCCGGCCCGGATATCGTATCCAGAGGTTTTGTATATGTAAGAGAGTCAGAAGACCTGTTAGAGGAAGCCCACAGTGTGGTTGCAGATGCAGTAGCAGACTGTTTAGACCGCCATGTAAGCGACTGGGGCAAGATCAAGAACATTATTAAAGACAGCTTAAGTGATTTCTTATGGAAGCGTATGAAGAGAAATCCGATGATACTGCCTATTATCATGGAAGTGTAG